A window of Bacteroidota bacterium genomic DNA:
AAGATTGATAACAACTTTAGGTTTTTCTTTTGTTTGCCAACTTTGTGCAAATAATTTTGTATTGTCGAAAGCACGCCATGTATATTCCTGATGGAGCATAAAAAATTAAATGTATTTGATAATTCTTAGAAAATAATTGATTAACGTTTAATTAACATTTATGAACGGATACGTTTTTAAAAGTAATTTGGTTTATATAAATATAAAAAAAAACCTAAGAAAAGCATAAAATGCAATTCTTAGGTTTCCTAAAAGGTCAGTACTTATAGTTTTTTAACGAAGGAAAGTATTCCTACTGCCGCACCGGGTCTGCCTTCCTGGAAAGATATAAAAACATGATATATTCCAGTTTTATTGCAAGTAAAATCAAAACCGTGGTAATCTTTATGTGTCGCAAGATTGAATGAGCTCCCAATTAACCTGTTGGTATCAAACAATTGAATAATAGCCTTTCCAGCCGAACCGGAAGAGTTGCAGACAGAGAAACGGTAAACAGTACTTTTGCTCAAAACCATTGAAAACTTAGCTACAGGAGGATTCTCACCGGAATGGGCAGACCCCAGGGTGACCTGAAAATCTTTCAGATAGGTGGCATCATCCCCAGCATTAGCCGCACATTGTCCAACAAGGTTTTCTAATGATTGAGCTTTAATGTTTATTGCAGACAATATGAATGCAAAAACGAATAAAGTGAATATTTTGTGCTTCATAAGATTTATTATGATCTGATTAACTTATTGCGAATTTTTTCGGTTTGCTGGATAATATTTTTCAACTGTTCTTTTGTGACATGAACCTTGCTGGTCTCACTCTGAACAATGGTCAGCCTTCCATTTTTCTCAACAGATTTAGGTTCTCCAACTTCAATGGTGATCTTAAGAGGATCAAATGTTTTTTTGATTTCTGTCAGATCATTAACCAGACTTTTTATTTCATTATCCTTTTGAAAATTCTTCAAAACAAGCAACAACTGATTTAAAATATTTTTTTGTTCCCCAATATTTTCGGTCAGATCTGATGAAGGATGATCTTTGGCTACCTGGGTGGCAAAATATAAACCTTCCACCCAAACCCCGGCAACAATTGCTGCACTGATATCACTGCGGTTATTTTTCCTCAGGTAATTGTCCATTTCATTGAAACTGTGTACCGAAACAAACATAAGAGAATCCAGGTTTGTACTGTTGGTGGCCAATCTTTTTAAGGTAGAGAAATCAAAAAATTGACCTACATTGATCCCATCAGCTAATTTCTTTATTGCACTTATGTATTCAAGTACTGAAGAAGTCTTGTTGTACATGTTCAGGTAACCCAGATCAGCACCAAATACGCCAAGGTTATAAGCTTTTTTAAAGCTTGTGTTGTAATCGTCAACATTAGCTGTTGATGCGATATACTTTTTTGAGAACGGCACTCCCAAACTTTTGATCAGGGCTGCCATTTCCACAGGCGAAGATATGTTCTGAACAATATCTCCCATTGCCTCTTTTGAAATTTCCAACTCCCCACTATTTTTCACCGAGTCCGGTACAGCCATCTGTGACGATGAACTGTTTTTCGATTTACACGAACTGAAGAGAATCATAATGACCAGGAGCAAATAAGATAGCTTTTTAATCATAACCATGTCAATTTATTCACATTCATTACAAATTTAGAAATAATATTCATTTTACCTTTAGAATTTATACTTTATTAGTGTTTTTTAATAATTTGAATTTATTTATAATTAAGAATTTATACTTTTCTGGCTTTTAGATTTGGATTTACTTTTGAAAGGATAAGAAAAATTCAGAATTTTTTTAAAGTTTTCAAAATATAAAGTGATATAAAAAAGCAAAGTAAATATCCATATTATAGTCATATTAAACGAATAGGTGTCAAAAAAGTGGCCTAAAAAATGCTTCCTGGGTGCATAAAAATGAGCCCTGATATCGAGTAAACCGCATACGGAAGGATCTTCATAAACAGGGTCTACCTGTTGAACCAGTTGATGGTTATATTCAATAATTTTGTTTTTCTCATATACCTTCCTCACTGCATCCGAAACGCTTTCATTCTGGTAATCATTTTTCATTTGCTTGTAAACTTCAGGTTTAGTTTGCATCAGATAATTGATCATATTGTTTTTCTCAGAATTGGCTTTTTGAAATTCTTTTGAATAGAAACTGGCAAGATTATCCAGGTAAACCTTAACGGACTGTGCAATTTGCGTGTTAAATGACTGTGGATTCAGCTTTTCCGGATCAGGAGCCGGCACCGGCACCATTTTTTTCTGATTGGCAATTTCATTTTTCAGCAATAGCAGAGCATTGGCACTCTTATTGATTTTGTTTGAAGATTGAAGTTCTGAACTTACCTGGTCAAAACGTTTGCTGAGTTCAGGGACATAATGGACCTGCTTGAAATCGGCAGCACTTTCAAGTTTTTCAACATCGTAAAAGGTCTTTTCAAACTCATTGTCCTTATATTGGTGTACCATTAATGCTTCGTACGACCATTTGGTAACCATAAGGTCGGCAATAACCGGAACTTTACCCACACTGCTTATGTTTCGGTTGAGTTTGTCGAAGCTGAACATGGCTCCGCTTAGCATCATCATGGGAATCATCAGAAGGGGTATCAGGATATAAATGGTGACTGCACTGTTGAACGAGGCCGAAACATTTAATCCCAGCATATTGGCAAAAGCTGCCGTCGAAAAGAGTGCAAACCAATAGGCAAAAGTCATTCCTTTTATTCCCAGAATAGTATTGGCTATCAATACGAACGTTATACACTGTATTGCAGAGATGACAAAGAGGATCAAAATTTTAGCGGCCAGGTAAGCCGACCGGCTGAGGTTCAGGAACTCTTCCCTTTTTAATATCTTTCTATCCCTGAATATTTCTTCCGCACTGATGGTCAGTCCCAGGAATAAGGCAACAATCAGCGCCATGAAAATATAAATAGGTATATTCTCGTTTTCACGGAAGATATACACATTGGATGTAGGATCGGCAATATACCTGATCACATAAGCCAGGATCAATCCAAGTATAGGTGCCTCAAGCAAATTCAGTGCGATATATTGTTTATTGCTGATTTTGGAAAGGAAGTCACGAATACTGTATATTTTGAACTGCCTGAACCAGTTGGGAATATTCAGCGTCTTGGGAGGTGCCTCCTTTACCTGTTCGACTTTTTCGGATTTCAGGTTATTCCGGTAATATTCTTCCCACTTCTGGGGGCTAACTTTTCGTTGGTTGGTGTAACGGCCAAATTCATCGACCACCTTGGCTTCAATGATGTTGAAAATTAGCTCCGGATTGACATTGCCGCAGGTAGGACATTCACCTACTTCACTGTTTATCTGGGCGTCAATTTTCTTAAAGTACATCACTGCCTCCACAGGATTACCGTAATAAATCATGTATCCACCTGTATCCAGGATTATGATCCGGTCGAACATTTTGTATATCTCGCTGGAAGGTTGATGGATGACTACAAAAATAAGTTTGCCTTTTAAAGCAAGTTCCCGGAGAAGGTCCATCACATTTTCCGAATCGCGGGAAGAAAGGCCTGAGGTAGGTTCATCAACAAAAAGGATGGAAGGTTCGCGGATCAACTCCAGGGCAATATTCAACCGCTTGCGCTGGCCACCGCTGATTGTTTTGTTCAGGGCTGATCCTACTTTCAGGTTGGCATAATCAAGCAAGCCCAGACTGGCCAGGGTTTTATTGACCAGCCCTTCAATTTCCCCTTCGGATTTGTCCCTGAAGCATAGTTTAGCGTTGTAATACAGGTTTTCAAAGACAGTAAGCTCTTCTATCAGTAAATCATCCTGGGGGATGAGCCCGATAACTCCGTCAAGTTGTTCTTTTTGAGTAGCCAGGTTGATCCCGTTGATCAGCACTTCACCTTTTGAAGGGGGTTCATTACCTGCCAAAACATTAAGCAGGGTGGTTTTGCCGGCACCGCTTGCACCCATAATACCGATCAGTCTTCCTTGCTTTTCGGAGAAGCTAACGTCTCTGATGCCTAAATTCCCATTGGGAAAGGCATAATCAATGTGGTTGACTTCGAACGAAACATGGGCAGATGTGGTATCAGCAAGGAAATGGGCTACAACATCGCTGTAATAAACAGGTTTGCCTTTTGGCAATTTGATGGCACTGCCGCTGGCAAATAAATTGATGCTGCGTTGAGCCAGTCCTAAACCGTTGAGGAATAAGTCCTCGTTACCGGTATATTTTAAAAAATAAAGTTCAACACTGGGAACCCTAAGGATGCATATACTGCCATCAAGTTTCTCTGTCTGCAAATGCTTGGTGGGTAAATACGACTCATCCTTGTCGTTGATGACCAGGATGTTGTTGCTGTCAAATTCAACGGGTTCATCCTTGATAACAAAATTCTCAATATTATTGAATTCTTCCTTTGAAACATTAAAAACTTCAGCCACTGTATGGATGATAGCCATCCGCTGGTCTGAAAATTTCCTGTCGGCATTGACCAGTTCAAACAAACGGGCCAGGACTACAACTTTTTGTTCCTGGTTTAGGGTTTTGTTTATTTTTTTACAAAGCCCCAGAATCTTAACGGAATCTTTGACCGAAGTAAGTTTTACTTTAGCGGCAGAAACGTTTTCGGCTGAAGTTTTATTTGATCCGGCAAATTTATCGAATAAGGCAATATATTCCTTAACTGCCTCAACATCAAGCTGTCTGTCCAGAAAGGAAATCACAAATTCTCTTTCATGCGACTCCACCCCCTCATCTTGTTTGGCGATGATAGCAAAAAGCTGCATTAAAGCCTTTAGTATCTCTTCACTCATTGTTCAGTTTGTGTTACAAATTTGTAAATATATTGCCAAAATGAAGAAATAACGATTATTCGGAGTATTCGATTTGTTCGAATGGGACATCGACAATATCAGCATATTCTTCACCGGCTTCCTTCATATCTTCATCATCATCCGGATAATGCCATTTTACCAGCACTTCATTCCCGTTTTGTTTCATGACTTCAAGTTTCATTAAAACATCGAGAAGTAGCTTTGATGAAGCGGTATTGAAATATTCAAGTTTGAAATTGAATGTGGTTACAGGATTCGGATGTTTGGTATATTCATCCAGCCAGTTAAGGATAGGGTCGTAAAATAGAGTAACATCTTCCGGCAGCGAACGGCCGGAAATTTCAAAAATATCATTGCCTGCATCCAAAACTACATTTGGAGTATCTTCAGTACCAGCAATTTTTATGATATCCATAGCTCGTTAATTTATAAGTTTCTTGAAATGGTTGAAGTTAACAAAAAGAAGGATGTTTCATCATTAATTGGTAAAAAATGATATTGGAGATTTTTACCCGTTTTTCTTTTGATATCAATGAAACCTAAACCCGCTCCCTGTTTATCAGAAAGGTGTCCTTCTTTAATCTGTTTCTTGTATAATTCTGTAAGTTCTTCTTTATCAAGGCTGTTGATATGCTCCAGCATATTTTTCAAATCATTGATTTTAGAATTTTCCACAGCATTTCCTGTAGTTACATTGTATTCATCCTCCCCTTTGCTGACTAAGAAAATGCCTCTGCCTGCATAAATAAAATTTCCAGAGGAAAAATCTTCAGCATGTTTGCTGATATTTTGCAAACATTCGACCATAACGTGGAAAACCTTTTTTTGTACGGTACCCGATTCTGCATCTTTGGCCATATTCGATTCAGTCAATGAAGTGAAGGCTTTGGTTATCTGGTGTGTGATTTCACCTTCATACACTAAAGATATTTCGTGTGCTTTCATGGATTTGTAAAAATCATATACAAATTCCAAAAATCCTTTTACATCATCTTTATTACTGTCCATAAGTTAAAATGATTTAAAAAATATTGTTTAAAATTCAATTCCGATTAGTAATACATCATCAATTTGTTTGGTTTTCCCCTGCCATTCATCAAAATCCCTGGCAAATAAATTATTATATTCATCCATGGAGTAAGAATTATGGGTTAAAATATTTTCCCTGACCCTTTGGGGGGAATATTTCTTCAGTTTAGGGCCACCCAACTGATCGGTCAGTCCATCCGAGAAAAAGAAGATTTTATCACCAGGCATCAGTTTTATCAGGTGATCGGTAAAATCAGCTTCAGGTTTCCCGGAATTGGGAATACCCCCTATAGCTTTCCGGTCACCTTTATATTCAGTCAGCTCATTATTGCGGACATGATAGAGAGGACGGTGTGCCCCGGCAAAATGCATTTCCTGTTTGGCCAGATTTATTTTACATAAGGCAAGGTCCATTCCGTCGCGGGCATCAGCGTTTAACCTGTCCTGTTTAAGGGTGGTTCTGACCCCTTTGTGCAACATGTCGCATACTTCGGACGCTGTCAGGTCCCTGGGATGGTCAACTATATTGTTCAGTATGAAATAACCCACAAAAGAAAGCAATGCCCCGGGTACACCATGGCCGGTGCAATCCACCACGGCCAGGTAAAGGTCATTATCCTTGGCAAAAAACCAGGGAAAATCTCCGCTTACAACATCCCTGGGTTTATAATACATGAATGATTTGGGAAGATATTTTTGAATCAGACGGGTATCAGGCAAAATGGATGATTGAATATGTTGTGCATAGTTGATGCTGTCTTCTATTTTCCGGTTTTTACCCTGTATTTCCTGTTCAATTCGTTTTGTTTCGGTAATGTCGTGGCCAATAAAAAGGATGGTTTCCAATTCACTTTCATTAAACTCGGGGATGGCATCAATACTTAGAAAACGGTTCATGCTTTTCTCCCCGGCTTTTAGGGAAATGGTGAGCTGGGTATTTGTTTTCTTGGGTAAGTTTTTAATTTTATTGGTCGTTTCTTCGAAATATTCTGAGAAAACAGCAGGTATGGATTTGTCTTTAATTGTCCTGCCAGCTAAATCTGCAGGCCTTAATCCTATATAATCCTCTACTACCGGGTTTGAATAATAGAAAATGCCTGAAGTATTCAGTCTTATGATCATGTCTAGCGAATTTTCAGAGAGCGACTGCATTTTGGTGCGCATGCGCTCTTCCTTTTCCGCTCTTTTGCGCTCGGTGATATCCCGTGAGTTCAGAATGATGCCATGTATGGCGTTGCCATTCAATAAATTACGGCCCGTACATTCAAGGAAGATTTTATCCCCATTGCTTTTTAAAAAGGAATATTGAAGGGTTTGGGTTTCCTGAGGTTTTTCCAGCAGAGTATGAAGCATAGCCTTCAGATCCGATTCTCCTTTGCTGGTCAGTCTTTCCAGATTTTTACCCTGCATCATTTCTTCGGAACTAAAACCCAGAATTTTCTTAACCGAAGGGCTTATAAAAGTCATTTTTAGTTCTTTATCATAAATGGAAATGATCTCGGAAGCATTTTCCAGCAAGGAATGAAGCCTTTTCTGGGCATTTTCAACTTCAAGCACCTGAGACTCCAGTTTTTTATTTGAGAATTCCAGCTCTTCCTGGGTTGCCCTCATTTCTTCTGCACTCTGACGAAGTTCTTCTTCATTTTCCTGAAGTTCTTCGGTCATTTGCTGAGATTCCTGTAGTAATTTTTCTGTCCGCTGGTTAACCTGAAGGTTAAAAATTGTACGGGCAATAATTTCGCCCAGTTCTTTCAGGAAAATTCTGGTTACCTTGTTTATTTCAGGTTCCAGTGAAGCGAACTCCAGGACGCCCTGTAGTTTCTCGTCGCTGATCAGGGGAATGATCAGCAAACTTTGAGGCTTTTGATCACCTAAAATACCGGAGGTAATGGAAACATAATCATCCGGTATTTCAGTGCGGTAGATGCTATCCATTTCGTAGCCGCATTCACCTACAAGGCCCTGGCCGATCTTAAATTCCTGTTGAACGTATTTGCGCCGGTTGTATGCATAAGTGGCTATATTGGTAAGCGTTTTATGGTCTTCATCATATATATACATGGCACCCTGTGTTACTTTGATGTATCTGATGAGGTTTACAATAACATCATAAGCCAAATCCTCAAGGCGGCTATGCATTCTAAGAATGTTTGCAATAATTTCTTTTCCTTCAGCAATCCATTTCTGTTCTTTTTCCTTTTGGGAGTTGGCTAAAAGATTATCGCGCATGGCTACGAATGATTGACTGAGCAAATCGTTCTGCCCGTCCTGAATTTCTATGCCATAATTTCCTTTTCCGATTTGTTGGGCAATCCAGGCATTTTTTTCTCTCTCCTGGGCAATTTGTTTGATGTTTTTTTCAAATTTCAGTTGAACAAATTGAATTTTTTGAGTGAAGATATAAGTAACAATTCCGGCCAGTACAGGAATGAAATCAATGATGAATAAGGCAGGTATTGAATGATGCATGTGGAGAATTCCACGGAAAGTGCAACTGAAATGATTGATTCCCATTTCAGTGATCCAGGCGATAATCGGGAAAATAAGGCTCAATACTATTACAGAAATAGTAATGTTATTTCCTGCGATATTCTGCAACTTTTTAAGGTATCTGGACATAGACTCTTTACTTTTACTTATTTATATTTTAATTTTTCAGTGCATAACCAATTTTTTCTCCAAGTTGGGAAAAAACATTTTCCATTTGCTTGTCAAAGGGCTTGAAAGAAGCCAATTCCATAACGCCTATAGTTTCCTTTTCAAGGATAATGGGTACAATCAATAAATTTTTTGGTGTACCTTTCCCCAAGCCTGACAAAATGGTCATATAACCTTGAGGAACATCATTAATATTCAGCAACTTCTTATTTTTAGCTGCCTGGCCTGTCAATGTTTCCCCTAATTTAAAAGCTTTGGGTTTTTCTTCCGAAAAATATGCATATTCAGCGATAGGACTAAACAGGTTGGTCTGTTTTTCAAAGTCGTAGAAAACTCCCTGAACAATGTTGAATTCCTTAGCAATATTAATTAAAATTTTTTCAGCATATTGCTCCTGCGTTAAATTTTCTTTGGAAGGCAGGATGTGTTTTGAGATTTCCTGAATATCCACAGTTTCTTTTGTAACATTCCGAACCTCATTATTTTGTTCGCCCTCAGTTTTTTTTGCAAGTTGAGATTGTAGATCACTGATCCTGGAAGCTAATCCCTTAATATTTTTTTTATTCTTGCTTTCTGAAAGTAAATAAAGGACAAACATTAAAATTCCAAGAAATGAAACTGTAACCAGATATAAGTATGATTGGGTTTTAGCAGGATTAGCACCTGTATTCAGCCATGCATTGTGGTTGCTTGAAAAAAGCAGGAAAATAAAGCATAAAAAAAGAAACAAAATTAAATAACTGATTCTTCTGATTTTTCCTAGGTTGTTCATTGTAAATTTCATTTTAGTTTAAGAAGGAAGTCAATAATTCCGCTGGTTTTAAGTACATAATCTACAGGAGAAGTATTGATTGCTGCTTCTGTCATGGTTTTTACCTGGCAGTCCAAGGGATCCTGCACAATAGTAAGTCCTTTCAGGTCATGAATTTTTTTTATTCCCAGTGCTCCATCTTTATTGGCACCGCTGAGGATAATTCCCACCAATCCTTCTCTATATGCCTGTGCAGCAGTAATAAACGACAAGTCTATGGACGGCCGGGAATGGTTAACCTGTTCCTCGGTGGAGAGGGCAATTCTGTTTCCCAGTTCAATATACATGTGGTAATTGGCTGGGGCAAGGTAAGCCCGTCCTGCTTTGACCAATTCTTTGTCATTGGGCTCTATAACCGGAATATTTGATTTGATAGAAAGTGCTTCTACAAACCCCGACCGTATATGTTTGAGCCGGTGCAGGCATAAGAAAACGGGTAATGGGAAATTCTCAGGCAGAGCATTCAGGATTTTTGAAACCACCTGAAAACTTCCAGCCGAACCTCCTATCATTACTGCTTTGTACATTTTTTAATTTTTTTTCTTATAAATACTCTCACTGTTGCAAGCCAGGGAAAACCTATCGTCTTCGCCGAGCGATTCTTTTGTCCCAACAATCAGGTACCCTCCGGGTAACAGACAATCATGGAGGATATTCACCATTTTCTGTTGCAACTGATTGTTAAAATAGATCATACGGTTGCGGAAGAGGATTAATTTTACTCTTTCGGCAAGATTTTCAAAGCTAACTGTTTGTTTTATAAAACTTACATTTTTTAGCAAAGAAATATCCCTGAAAAAACAATTCTCCTTGTTTTGATAGTAGGAGGAAAGATCGCTTTTCCCGTTGAAGCGTTTGTAATTATCACTACTGATATTTACTTTGGCCGGATTAAAAATCCCACTTTTCATCTGTTCTATAGCTTTTTGACTCAGGCCTGAAACAATGATTTCTGCTTTGTCCAAAGCATCCATTTCTTTGAGAACGATTGTCAGCGTGAAAAGTTCCTCTCCACTGACCGAGTTGGGGATCCAAATTTTCAGGCGGGGACTTTCTTCCAATAATTGTTTAAGCAAATTATCCCTTAAAAACCTCCATAACGAAGGGTCCCGGAACATCTCCGAAGTGTCTGTGGAAATGTCGCATAAGAACTGATCAAAAAAAATGGGATCGTTATTGTTTAACCTTGCTTCAAGTAGGTCCGGATATTTTATGTCCTGTTTGACCATGAAATACTCAAGTCTTCGCTTAAATGAAGTAAGGGCATAATCTGAAAAATCATATTGATAATTTTCCCGGATATTCCTTATGATATTTTTAACATCTACAATTCCTAAATCAATTTCACTGCTATTCATTTACACGACAAATATTTAGAGATAAATCAGGATAATATAAAATGTTCAATGTACTCTTCTTTTTTACAATAGACCAGTCCGTTTTTTTCAAATTTCGAAGCCATCGGGCCAAGAATTGTTTCGTGAACTCCCAACAATAAAGTTCCGTCCGGATAAAGGTTGTCATATAAAAGCTTAAAAACCTTATTTTGAAGTTCGTAGTTGAAGTAAATGATTACATTTCGGCAAAGAATGATATCAAACTTAGTATAAAAGATATTTCCATCCTTCACCAGGTCCTGCTTTTTATAAACGGCTTTATCCCTTAAAAATTTATTCATAATAATGACATCTTTATCCTGATCAATAGTAAAATAATCCGAATAAGGAATGTCCTTATATTCATCATAATTCAGGGGATTTTGTTTAATTACCTTATCAAAATTATCGAGGTAGTTGATATTAAACCTGTATTTATAGATCCCTTTTTGGGCGGTTTGAAGTACATCTGCATTTATGTCGGTGCCATAAATTTTGGCCTTTTCGAGCAATCCGGCTTCTTTGAGCAGGATCATCATTGAATAAACTTCCTGACCGGTAGAACATCCCGCATGCCAAATATTTATGGTCTTGTTGTTTTTATATTTGGGGAGAATTTTGTATTTGATGTTTTGCCAAATTTGAGGATCTCGAAAAAGTTCGGTAGTATTGACGGTAATATCTTTGACTGTTTTTTCTAGGAAAACCGGGTTATTTTTTAACTGCGTCAAAAGATCAGGAAAATCGATTCTGTTATCGGATAATACTTTTGCAATTCTCCTTTTTAAGGATTTATCACTGTATTCACTCAAATCATAATTTGAAACTTCTTTCAGTAGAGAAAAAAATTGTTGCAATTCCTGGTCCGTTATAATCATATATCAGTTCAAAATTAGCTTTCAAGCAAAAAGTTATTGAATTAATAGTACTCAAAAGTACAATATTTTGTTATTTTATACGGATACGTCCCAATTTTGTTTACCTAATAGACATTTTTAAAAAATCAGAGATATGCCATAAGTCAATAAAATGTTTCATGAAAACATATAACTTTGACCGCTGATTGAGGAGGGAAAATCATAGTCCATGTTTGCATAAAATAATGACAGGTATATAGTTATCCTTCCAGGAATCCGTAAGGAGCGGATTCATACGATTTTGAACCATGAATAATTTTCGTAGGAAACGAACATGTTTGCGAATAAACGCAAAACACGAATGATCCGTCAGCTGACGGATCACCGTAGGTAAAATAGCAAACATGGAGTTCCATACGACATTTAAAAATCACTTATTTACGTATGAAATTTGGTGTAGTTGTTTTTCCAGGTTCGTCCGGCAGTGAGGATATGGTATATGTTTTAAGGGACATCCTTGAACAGGATACCGTTACACTCTGGCATGAAGATGAAGATTTGCAGGGAGCAAATGCAATCATTTTACCCGGAGGTTTTTCCTATGGTGATTATCTAAGGCCCGGAGCAATTGCCCGGTTTTCTCCCATTATGCGGTCAATTAAAAATTTTGCCCAGGAAGGGGGATTTATCCTGGGGGTTGGAAATGGTTTTCAAATTTTATGCGAATCCGGCTTATTGCCAGGGGCTTTATTGCCCAATATAAATCAGAGATTTATCTGTAAAAATACTTTTATCCGGGTTGATAATAATTACACCATTCTTACTTCAAAGATTGAGAAAAACAGGGCTTTGAAAATTCCTGTGGCCCATGGTCATGGAAGATATTATGCAGATACGGCCACCCTGGCCAGGATAAGGCAAAATC
This region includes:
- a CDS encoding ATP-binding cassette domain-containing protein produces the protein MSEEILKALMQLFAIIAKQDEGVESHEREFVISFLDRQLDVEAVKEYIALFDKFAGSNKTSAENVSAAKVKLTSVKDSVKILGLCKKINKTLNQEQKVVVLARLFELVNADRKFSDQRMAIIHTVAEVFNVSKEEFNNIENFVIKDEPVEFDSNNILVINDKDESYLPTKHLQTEKLDGSICILRVPSVELYFLKYTGNEDLFLNGLGLAQRSINLFASGSAIKLPKGKPVYYSDVVAHFLADTTSAHVSFEVNHIDYAFPNGNLGIRDVSFSEKQGRLIGIMGASGAGKTTLLNVLAGNEPPSKGEVLINGINLATQKEQLDGVIGLIPQDDLLIEELTVFENLYYNAKLCFRDKSEGEIEGLVNKTLASLGLLDYANLKVGSALNKTISGGQRKRLNIALELIREPSILFVDEPTSGLSSRDSENVMDLLRELALKGKLIFVVIHQPSSEIYKMFDRIIILDTGGYMIYYGNPVEAVMYFKKIDAQINSEVGECPTCGNVNPELIFNIIEAKVVDEFGRYTNQRKVSPQKWEEYYRNNLKSEKVEQVKEAPPKTLNIPNWFRQFKIYSIRDFLSKISNKQYIALNLLEAPILGLILAYVIRYIADPTSNVYIFRENENIPIYIFMALIVALFLGLTISAEEIFRDRKILKREEFLNLSRSAYLAAKILILFVISAIQCITFVLIANTILGIKGMTFAYWFALFSTAAFANMLGLNVSASFNSAVTIYILIPLLMIPMMMLSGAMFSFDKLNRNISSVGKVPVIADLMVTKWSYEALMVHQYKDNEFEKTFYDVEKLESAADFKQVHYVPELSKRFDQVSSELQSSNKINKSANALLLLKNEIANQKKMVPVPAPDPEKLNPQSFNTQIAQSVKVYLDNLASFYSKEFQKANSEKNNMINYLMQTKPEVYKQMKNDYQNESVSDAVRKVYEKNKIIEYNHQLVQQVDPVYEDPSVCGLLDIRAHFYAPRKHFLGHFFDTYSFNMTIIWIFTLLFYITLYFENFKKILNFSYPFKSKSKSKSQKSINS
- a CDS encoding CheR family methyltransferase, with product MNSSEIDLGIVDVKNIIRNIRENYQYDFSDYALTSFKRRLEYFMVKQDIKYPDLLEARLNNNDPIFFDQFLCDISTDTSEMFRDPSLWRFLRDNLLKQLLEESPRLKIWIPNSVSGEELFTLTIVLKEMDALDKAEIIVSGLSQKAIEQMKSGIFNPAKVNISSDNYKRFNGKSDLSSYYQNKENCFFRDISLLKNVSFIKQTVSFENLAERVKLILFRNRMIYFNNQLQQKMVNILHDCLLPGGYLIVGTKESLGEDDRFSLACNSESIYKKKN
- a CDS encoding chemotaxis protein CheB is translated as MYKAVMIGGSAGSFQVVSKILNALPENFPLPVFLCLHRLKHIRSGFVEALSIKSNIPVIEPNDKELVKAGRAYLAPANYHMYIELGNRIALSTEEQVNHSRPSIDLSFITAAQAYREGLVGIILSGANKDGALGIKKIHDLKGLTIVQDPLDCQVKTMTEAAINTSPVDYVLKTSGIIDFLLKLK
- a CDS encoding GAF domain-containing protein, which encodes MNNLGKIRRISYLILFLFLCFIFLLFSSNHNAWLNTGANPAKTQSYLYLVTVSFLGILMFVLYLLSESKNKKNIKGLASRISDLQSQLAKKTEGEQNNEVRNVTKETVDIQEISKHILPSKENLTQEQYAEKILINIAKEFNIVQGVFYDFEKQTNLFSPIAEYAYFSEEKPKAFKLGETLTGQAAKNKKLLNINDVPQGYMTILSGLGKGTPKNLLIVPIILEKETIGVMELASFKPFDKQMENVFSQLGEKIGYALKN
- a CDS encoding PAS domain S-box protein; the protein is MSRYLKKLQNIAGNNITISVIVLSLIFPIIAWITEMGINHFSCTFRGILHMHHSIPALFIIDFIPVLAGIVTYIFTQKIQFVQLKFEKNIKQIAQEREKNAWIAQQIGKGNYGIEIQDGQNDLLSQSFVAMRDNLLANSQKEKEQKWIAEGKEIIANILRMHSRLEDLAYDVIVNLIRYIKVTQGAMYIYDEDHKTLTNIATYAYNRRKYVQQEFKIGQGLVGECGYEMDSIYRTEIPDDYVSITSGILGDQKPQSLLIIPLISDEKLQGVLEFASLEPEINKVTRIFLKELGEIIARTIFNLQVNQRTEKLLQESQQMTEELQENEEELRQSAEEMRATQEELEFSNKKLESQVLEVENAQKRLHSLLENASEIISIYDKELKMTFISPSVKKILGFSSEEMMQGKNLERLTSKGESDLKAMLHTLLEKPQETQTLQYSFLKSNGDKIFLECTGRNLLNGNAIHGIILNSRDITERKRAEKEERMRTKMQSLSENSLDMIIRLNTSGIFYYSNPVVEDYIGLRPADLAGRTIKDKSIPAVFSEYFEETTNKIKNLPKKTNTQLTISLKAGEKSMNRFLSIDAIPEFNESELETILFIGHDITETKRIEQEIQGKNRKIEDSINYAQHIQSSILPDTRLIQKYLPKSFMYYKPRDVVSGDFPWFFAKDNDLYLAVVDCTGHGVPGALLSFVGYFILNNIVDHPRDLTASEVCDMLHKGVRTTLKQDRLNADARDGMDLALCKINLAKQEMHFAGAHRPLYHVRNNELTEYKGDRKAIGGIPNSGKPEADFTDHLIKLMPGDKIFFFSDGLTDQLGGPKLKKYSPQRVRENILTHNSYSMDEYNNLFARDFDEWQGKTKQIDDVLLIGIEF
- a CDS encoding DUF1987 domain-containing protein — encoded protein: MDIIKIAGTEDTPNVVLDAGNDIFEISGRSLPEDVTLFYDPILNWLDEYTKHPNPVTTFNFKLEYFNTASSKLLLDVLMKLEVMKQNGNEVLVKWHYPDDDEDMKEAGEEYADIVDVPFEQIEYSE
- a CDS encoding SiaB family protein kinase — translated: MDSNKDDVKGFLEFVYDFYKSMKAHEISLVYEGEITHQITKAFTSLTESNMAKDAESGTVQKKVFHVMVECLQNISKHAEDFSSGNFIYAGRGIFLVSKGEDEYNVTTGNAVENSKINDLKNMLEHINSLDKEELTELYKKQIKEGHLSDKQGAGLGFIDIKRKTGKNLQYHFLPINDETSFFLLTSTISRNL